Below is a genomic region from Mesorhizobium sp. NZP2298.
CTTGTCGTCGTTCAGGGCCAGCACGGCGGCGGCCAGGAGGGCTGCATTGGCCGCACCGGCCTTGCCGATGGCCAGCGTCCCCACCGGAATGCCGGCCGGCATCTGCACGATTGAGAGCAGCGAATCCTGTCCCGACAGCGCCTTCGATTCCACCGGCACGCCGAATACCGGCAACGGTGTCATCGCCGCCGTCATGCCGGGCAGGTGCGCCGCACCCCCGGCGCCGGCGATGATCACCTTGTAGCCGGCGGCCTTGGCGCCCTTGGCGAATTCATAGAGCCGGTCGGGCGTGCGATGCGCTGATATGATCAGCCGTTTGTGCGGAACGCCCAGCGCCTCCAGCGTTTCGGCAGCCTGGCGCATCGTCGCCCAGTCGGACTGGCTGCCCATGATGATGGCGACGTCGGCGCGTTGGTCGTTCAAGCTATTGCTCCCCGGCGACAAAGGCGCGCCTTAGCGGAATTCGCGCGGGGCCGCAAGGATTTCAGGCCATCGGCCAGATGCCGACGGCCACAATCCGGGTCAAACCGCCGCCTTGCGGAAGCGGGCGACGAAGTCGTCAAGCTCGGGCCGTTCCATGTCGGAGATCGCCCAATAGGAGAAGGCGCCGTCGCTCCATTGCACCATCGAGAAGCCGCCCGAAGAAAGGTCGTCGGGCTGAGTGGCCTTGCCGCCCTGCTTCGGTTCGGCGACCAGCGTGATCAGGTGTTCGCGGTGGCGGTAGACCAGGGCCGGCACCGGCCTGCCCGATATCACCTCGACCCGACCGCCGATCAGCGCGTAACCGTCCTGGGCAAGGTCCGGCGCCGGCGGCGAGACGCCGATCCGGGCGTCGAGCCAAGGCTTGACCGTATGGCGGTCGGACGAGACGATGTCGATCGGGCTCGCCGCAAGCAGGCTGCGGCGATGGCCGCTGGCGACCGCGGCGGCAAAGCCGTCATCGACGCCACTCTGCATCACCCATTGCGTCGCCCCGCTGGCGAGCACCGCGCTGATCATGATCGACGCCGCCATGGCGCGCCAATCGAACGAGCCGAAGCGGCGCGCTCTTGGCGATGGGCGCGCCAGGGAAGGACGTGTCCCGGCTTCCCGTCTCTGGCCGCCGCCGGCGCCTGCAATCAATCCCGGCAATGCCGACGGCGCGCCCCGCTGCGGCTGCGCCACCTCGGCCGGCGCCTGTTGTTCGGTGCCGGCCATGCCGATCGCCGCAATGCGGGCGCGAAAGGCGTCG
It encodes:
- the purE gene encoding 5-(carboxyamino)imidazole ribonucleotide mutase, whose amino-acid sequence is MNDQRADVAIIMGSQSDWATMRQAAETLEALGVPHKRLIISAHRTPDRLYEFAKGAKAAGYKVIIAGAGGAAHLPGMTAAMTPLPVFGVPVESKALSGQDSLLSIVQMPAGIPVGTLAIGKAGAANAALLAAAVLALNDDKLAQRLDAWRASQTAKVAAEPTDTP
- a CDS encoding anti-sigma factor family protein, whose product is MTHDDGLPNDPEGIRLMIHALVDGELDAAAALAVERRIAADPTLAAEHARIVALQGAVSRLPRPDVSDAFRARIAAIGMAGTEQQAPAEVAQPQRGAPSALPGLIAGAGGGQRREAGTRPSLARPSPRARRFGSFDWRAMAASIMISAVLASGATQWVMQSGVDDGFAAAVASGHRRSLLAASPIDIVSSDRHTVKPWLDARIGVSPPAPDLAQDGYALIGGRVEVISGRPVPALVYRHREHLITLVAEPKQGGKATQPDDLSSGGFSMVQWSDGAFSYWAISDMERPELDDFVARFRKAAV